The genomic segment CACGTGTTGGTCCAAATGATCAACCTTGTTCCACGTTTGCAACTATAAAATTCAGTTCCATCCACACTCACTATTCATCTAAAACTTAATACTCCCCTCATGACTTTGATGAGCCGTgtaggaagaagaagaaaaacaagagaagacCACCATGTCTACGTTGTTCCGCAAAGTATGGGAATCAGTTTCTTCTACTCGTACATCAACTTCACGCTCGAGTGCAAACTCCAACAACAATCAATACGAgcagatgatgatgatgttgtatATACAGACAGCATCAACTGGCGAATTTGATCGGATACCGTTTGACATCATCATTCAAATCCTGAAGATTCTTGGCCCGAAAGAGTCTGCTAAGATGACCGCTGTCTGTAAATCCTGGAAATTCATTGTGTCCGATAATCGGCTTTGGATTTATTTTCTTCAGAATCAACATGAGCCTTGGGATTCTACTTTTTTCGCTGAAACTCACTTGCGATCTGGTCCTCTTCGGTATAATTATTGTTATTTAGTGTGTCTCAATCGTTACTTAATCTAAAATTGTCCATGTCTGTAGTCAAACTAGGTGAACTTTGACATATGAGAAAGGTTGCAACTTATACGtagtttttgaattttaattgtaaattgaAGTACCaaattagttgtcatgtttTGATTCTTGAAAGTCACTCGATAGTCAAACTATGTGAACTTTAACTGTCactttaaaatgtatttttcatcaaattcaCATGAGAAGAGTTGTAACGTCTAGTATTTATcgtatagtttttaaatatctaaattttagttGTAAAATATGAGTTGATTTAATCTAATTTAGCTttgaaaattagtcaaattgactatCGAGAATTCCCGAAAGTCGCTCAAAAGTCAAACTATGTTAACTGTGACCATCactttaaaatgtattttttcgtcaaattgatatgagaaaaattgcAACTTGTAGTAGTTCTCTTATAacttttgaatatctaaatttaatttgtaaaatattgagttgatcTTATCTAATTTAGCTTCGAAAATTAGTTAAAATGACCATCGAGAAGCGAAATACGACAACTAATTAgggacgaagggagtagtaAGATAAAAGAGTGAATTGTACATAAGGAAAATAGTGATAAGGAAGTTAGAGCGAGTTCTCCTTGTAGCTGGTTTGACAAGTTGTATGATTGTAGGACGTTTCCAAATTCAGTACCGGACTTGTCGTTCATGAGTATTTATGGTCAACGTGCTCAAGTACCTGGTGCTATTATTATTGATGGTGCGTGCCTTTCTCTGTGTTACACTCGATCTTTAAGTTGGCATAATGCTGGAGTTGTTTTATTTCACTGATTCAATTTTGGCATTTTAGATAAATTTTAATGTAACAGTGTATTATGTGAACATTACAAAATGATTTCTTCGAGCTTatttgtctttatttttttctcattacaAGGTGGGTCAGGCTATTGCAAATTTGGTTGGAGCAAGTATAGTGCTCCATCAGGGAGATCAGCGACATTCTTGGTGAGCTTGCTTACAAGTTAACAGTTAGTTGTTAATTTGTGAAAATCATTCGCACATTTGAGGCATGTTGTTTCTTGAACTATTTGTTGTGTTCCATGTGCTCGACAAATTCTCACCCTAATTCTACTGAAAACTTGTCTTATCGGCAGGAGTTCGGTAACATTGAATCTCCAATGTATTCTAGATTGAGGCACTTCTTTTCAACAATATACACCAGGTTTGTGTTCCATTCGTTTTTGTTGTCATTTCACATTGGTCCCACTAGCAACATTTAGAAGGCTTAAATGTCTGTTTTTACAAAAGGTCTCTGTTTTTACTAAAGGTGCTTGACCACCTAAACCAGCATCCATGGTTGAGCACTCTAAACAGGTTTTGGGTTCTCAAACATAATTTGCTTTTCATAAAATGCTTTTTAACACCATAATACCGGGCACTCTGCATGTTATTTCTTACATTATTAATTGAATGTAATATGGACATCTGGTTGCGAAAGAAGAATCCTTGTCAAAATTTTATCTATAAAAGGGCTCTCTTTATCATTAGGTTGCCAAAGAGGTACATATCCTGGCTGTTCATCATATAGTTCAGACAAGTTTTGctctatttatattataaataacCGGTTTTACCCACTAAGAGAGCAAAAGGTATAAATGGCTGGATTCACGATGACTTTTAGAATTTGACTAAAACacctctcatttttttcagTGTGTTACGTATAGCTCCCTACGAGCCAGAATTAGAAGATAAAATATGAGCTTGTTACTGAGACCCAAGGTTACTGGAAGCACTTAAAGTAGAAAGCTTTCTCCCCTTACCCTTTCctaaatttctttatttttctgttATGGACTCTATGCAGGATGCAGGTGAAAACTTCAACACAACCAATCATAGTGTCCATTCCAATTTGCCATTATGATGGTCAGTTTCTATTTCGGTGTTACTGAAATCATCCAgtcaaatttctttttgaacCTATCAATGACTCTCTGTTGTTTAGAGGGTGAATACCTTTTCacgatatatgcatatatgtccATGTTACTTGGTGAATTAGCTCATGCAACTCTATTTTCTGAACTTGCTTTCATTTGAGCTCTCAAATGTGGTTGGGCTCTCGAAGTTCATCATTATGTTTgatctctttttgtttttcctctAACTTGTCTTTACCTGTCATTTTCAGATACTGAATCTGATAAAGCAGCTAGAGAGCAGTTAAAAGACTCCATCCATTCTGCATTATTTGACATGAATGTTCCTGCCGTTTGTGCTGTCAACCAGGTAGTACTTACTCATTTCCTTCAACTTCTGTTGAATTTCCAGAGGTAATTAAAAGTTgttattttttgataattttgatTGTACTCGTAGCCAAACTTTGTTAGATCGAGGAAGTAAGAAAAAAACATTTATGTCATTGTTGAGCGACATTTATCAACAAGTTAAATATAAAGCAGAATCTGTTCCTTTCATAAGCAAGTGTAATATCTGTCTATAAGCTTTTCTTTCACAGTTACTGTGTGCCCTTTGCTTAGACAGGCATTAGCCTTGCTTGCCGTTGTGGCATGTCCTGGTccttaaagaaaagaaagtgcagtccttatttttctaaagaGAATTGTAACTTCCAAGAAAGATTTTGGAATTTCACTAATGGTTTTGTCTATATACAGAAGACAGTTATTGTTTTATCTTTTCGCTTGGAAGAGGGTATAAAAGAACTAGACAAGTTTATTGGATTTGTTCTTTCGTGCCTTAGCGTTTATTCTTCTGAATTTTTTATGATAATctttttttagctttttaaTAGTGTTATAAtgtctttctttcaaaaattgtaGGCCGTTTTAGCTTTATTTTCTGCAAGGAAGGTTTCAGGAATAGTAGTCAACATTGGATTTCACCAAACATCTATTGTTCCAAGTAAGATTTTTATTCATGTACCAGACCTATTTGGTTGAGTCCTTTGACTTTATTATAAACCTATCTTTGTAGAATTCATATTTCATTTATAGTTCTTTGAACTGTGatgattttttgttttcaaagtcGTTAGTAGGATATTTTAGAAAGGAATCACATATGGGCTCCAATAGTTCTTGTCTACTAATTTCGTCTCACATTTGTTTTACTCCTTTTTGAAATAACTTATTAAGAAAGTTTGTATTTTCTAATTGTTTGTTCTTTCTGATGATGTAATTTAATCTTAAATTTCTGTAACAACTTACATGGATTGCATGCTTTTATTTCGCTTTGTGGTTGCACTTTGCTCGCATTGTTTCAGTAATTTATGCATAGCCACTTGGTTGGTCTTTTACAGTTCTTCACGGTAAAGTCATGCACCAGGTGGGTGTGGAAGTTGTGGGAATTGGAGCATTAAAGCTTACAGGATTCCTTAAGGAGCAGAtgcaacaaaagaatattttttttgggtcacTTTACACTGTGCGGGCACTGAAAGAGGTATCCGCTTTCTGGTCGTTAAACATTTAGAAAGCTTCTGCTTtgctttttcactttttcttcaCTGTATTTTGCTTattcaaaaatttctttttagcTTAATAATAACACAAATTTTAGATTCATTTAGTATTGACCCTCTGATCAAACATACATTTGACAAGCCCAGCTTCATGagagttagtttttttttttttttaaatcttagtGATATTTTCAAGTATATTTTCTGAGGTCCATTTGGTTGGTACTGCAGAACCTTTGTTATGTCGCACTCGATTATGAAGCTGAGTTAtccaaagataccaatgcatctTTTCAGATTGCGTCTGAAGGTTCGTTTACACTTTCAGAAGAGCGCTTTAAAACTGGAGAGATTCTGTTCCAGCCTCGAATTGCAGGAATGTACGTCCATGTTGCCTTATTCTGGGAACTTTAGTAAGAATTAATGAACAACTCCCATTTTCAATTATTTCCCCTAGGGTATAAAGGCCTTTAAAAGATTGGAGTTCATCCtgcatatgacaatgtggattTGGACTATGCAGTCAAGTGAACCCTGTTGCATCAGGTCTTTctttaaacttattttcttaaatggGAATGGAGAGAGATTTTTACTCGAGGCGGGTGAGGGCATTGCGTTGAATCGGGAAGAGTACTTATACTAAATAATTCTAGACATCGTATTATCATTTTGAGGCTACACTCTACTGAGGTTAACCAATGACTCCAATTTCTTGGCTCATATTGTTTAGACAAAGGGGTGCTTTTATGGATGTAAATGGTGAAACTCTCTTCCAATTGTCCCAAAAAAGAACAAGGATTTGTGTATGGAAAATTAGCAGATATTGTGGTCANNNNNNNNNNNNNNNNNNNNNNNNNNNNNNNNNNNNNNNNNNNNNNNNNNNNNNNNNNNNNNNNNNNNNNNNNNNNNNNNNNNNNNNNNNNNNNNNNNNNTTGTTTGGCTGGGAATGGAGGTCCTCTGCATTGGCTAGTGATGGTAGTGTAGTTCTGAAACTCGAAGCTAATAGGGCAAGCTACATAAATATTGAAGCAAAACATTCTTCAGCAAGTCTTTCAAGCTCTTCAGGTAAAAAGTTTTAAGCAAACAGAGATTTGCGTAGTCATTGTAAAGTGATCATCGGTTAGTGACAAACATGCAAAAACTCTGTCCGTCTCACAATAGCTAATAAACAAGTTATCAAGCAACTCAGGGTGTCAAAAGTTCCCCTGGTTAACGAAGTTATAGAGTTTCCCTCTTTCAGGTATATCGATGTTTTTAAATTGCTTGATGGAGGATAACAAGATTAAATTGCTTTTAGCTTTTAAGTCACCAACAAGATAAGTGACTTCTAAAGGTCACTTGCTGAAAGGATGACTTAGTTGAACCACACATGCTGTAACATATGAATTGTGGAAGATCAGCAAAACTTGAGGCGCTGAACCCCCAAAGGAATGGGGACAATTTTACTAACTACCATCTTTCATGTTTTGCTCGATTTGCCAAGCCTCAAATTTGGTTTTCCTTCTCGTCTTCTGGCCATCAAAAGATCTCTGCTTTCTTCCACCCAGGTATTATCTACCATGACATAGTTGCAACTATTCTTAAAAGTTACAATAGTTGCAACTATTCTTAAAAGTTACTATACTTATTATCAGTTTGCTGCTTATGACCTAAAAATATGCAGTACCACCACGCACAGTATCCTTATCAATGAGCTGTCTGTACTTTTCCACCCCAAATAACAGGTAGTCGTAGATGATATTTCAACCACATGGAATACACATCCAAGCTGCAATGTGAAATCTACTTCACTTTTATACCATCAGACCTGTTATtccttttccaatttccatcacCGTGTATAATTTAAGCACACAAGAAGATCCACAGCCCACATAACAGAGTATAATCGAACACAGACACTACTCCTAGTTTCTTCTGAGTATCATCAGATAGACAATTCAAAGCACACCTTGAGATGCACAAATTGGAAAAACATCTATATCAAATCCATGTGGAGCTATGCAGAACTTTCAAGTGCGCGAATACAAGGGAGATCGAAGCATATCCTACTGTCTGTTGACCTTTATACAGAGCTTCTAATGGATTTTTAGCAGAACATCACATGATCTTAACTAGAAACTATATGGAAAAGTCAGAAGTTGCTCAAATTGAACATTCACAATCCTAAAAAGTTTGCTTTGATCCTTATAATTGCAATTACCTAAACATAACAGGAAAACACAACCACCCCAAGTTTCTAAATATTTTCTTCCCTATTTGGAAGACATTCAAGCATGTTAAAACAAAACCTGATTAAAAGAACACAATCGCAACAAATCAGCAATGAAAAAAGCAGCATAACCAAGTAAGCAATGGACCAAAAAGATCCTCAAAATCAAAGGGAAAATAACACATCCAGATCCCAGAAAACATAAACAGAAGAAAATAAGCTGAAATATGAGAATACCCAACAtctattttataaatttagtTTCTTTAACAACAGTTATACTTGAAAAAACAAAACCAACTTAACAGATCTTTGGTCAAACTAATAAGATGACACAAAATGTAACTAGGTGTACTATAAATCTAAAACACCCACAATATTTTAGCTCCTAAAACTACCAAATAATGATATTATCAACTAAATCTTGGCACAATAAAAGTGGAAATAGAGTTTTAAAAAAGAAGCTTACGTTTCTTGACCTGAAGTAAATTCCTCCCAGTTGAAGTTTCATTAACAAAAATCCCATCTGTATCATTataaaaatgtcaaataacaacattcatagcagaaaaaaaaatggaaaaaaaaaattcatagaaTAAATACCTGATAAAGAAGCTGAAGCTGAAACACCAGctaaaatggagaaagaaaagagtagaaaaatacaagaaaaacaaTGTTTCAACTCCATTGTTGTAAATATGAGCTTTTTTTTCTGATCTAAAAACAATCAATATGCTAAAAAGAAAGGTTCTTGAAAGAAAgttttaacaaaaactaaagaaaaatTTGATCTTTGAGAGAAATACAGAAATAGAAAGAAATGTATATGGTCCCTTTCCTTTTAACAACTGTCAGCTATGTTTTTCTTGCCAGCTAATTTTGATACAGTAgtttgttgtgtatatatatgtacatagtgGATATATTTAtagtcatatttttttaaaatagaaatataatttgGGTTTGATAGCGACATATAATTGAAAATATATAAGCATACATTTACAGCTAACGCCGTTCCACGCGGATTTGTGTATGGAAAATTAGAGCCGTAGTGCATTTCACATCGCAACGCTCAAACTCTCATTAATGTTCAGTTAGACCTTTTATACTTTCTGCAAACTGTATCCAAGAACAACTTCTAAGGATATTTGTAATATATCAAGAAATTGAAAAgggaataaaagaaaaggagttactaatgccCGTACTGAAAATACCGCCAAATAAAAGAATCTTTAACAGATCCTCGGATTACCAAGGAGAGTCATTTACAATACACAAGTATCAGCAATAACTGCTGCTGTTACATATCAAGAATTACAAGAGGAGTCTTAAATGAATTTGTTGTTGATCGTTAATCAGTGGAACCGTGGCACGTGGTAGAAGAAAACCCAAAGTTCACACAATATTTGACAAAGAAAAGAATACAGAAACTACACCAAAAACTTTATTGATCTTCAGAGAAGCAACAATAACAAGCCCATAAAAGCTGTTGCAATCATCAGCACTGGTGATAGTCTACAGCTCATGTGACTATTATTAGCATTAGCAGATGCTGATGGTGCTAATCCAGGACATGCTAGCCCATTTTTGTCACCTTTGCACAAGCTGGCAAAAAGACCAGTAGGGTATTTCCCGCGAAGATTAATGTAACTGAACATGGTAGAGGCGCAATCATTTGACAAGTCATTTAAATCATCTGCAAAAGGACAGGCAAATTCCGCAAGGGCTGCACAACATTGTTTGGCTGGGTATTGAGGTCCTCTGCATTGGCTAGTGACGACAGTGTAGTTCTGAAACTCGAAGCTCATAGGGCAAGCTGCATAAAATATTGAACCAACACATTCTTCAGCAAGTCTTTCAAGCTCTTGAGGTAAGAAGTTTTAAGCAAACAGACATTTTCCTAGTAATTGTAAAGTGATCACCGGTGAGTGACAAACATGCAAAAACTCTGTCCGTCTCACGATAGCTAATAAACAAGATATCAAGCAACTCAGGGTGTCAAAAATTCCCCTGGTTAATGAAATTATAGAACTTCCCTCTTTCCGGTACAtcgatttttttaaattgcTTGATGAAGGATAACAAGATTAAATTGCTTTTAAGTCACCAACAAGATAAGTGACTTCTAAAAGTCACTTGTTGAAAGGATGACTTAGTTGAACCACACATGCGGTAACATATGAATTGTGGAAGATCAGCATAATTTGAGGCACTGAGCCCTCAAGTTTTATATCCCAAGGAATGGGGAGTATTTTACTAACTACCACCTTTCATGTTCTGCTCGATTTGCCTCCCCTCAAGTTTGGTTTTCCTTCTCGTCTTCTGGCCATCAAAAGATCTCTGCTTTTGGTTGACAGAGTGGGCTAGAATGATAGTTTCTTCCACCTAGGTACTATCTACCATGACATAAGTTACTATACTTATTATCAGTTTGCTGCTTATGACCGAAAAATATGCAGTACCACCATGCACATTATCCTTATCAATGAGCTGTCTCTACTTATTTCACCACAAATAACAGGTAGTCCTAGATGATATTTCAACCACATGAAGAACATCCAAGCTGCAATAATCTGAAAATCTACTTAACTTTATACCATCTGACCTGTTAAtccttttccaatttccatcacCGTGGATAATTTAAGCATACAAGAAGATccacagcccacaaaacaaagtATAATCGACCACAGATACTACTCCTAGTTTCTTCCGAGTATCATCAGATAGACAATTCCAAGCACACCTTGAGATGCACAAATTGGAAAAACATCTATATCAAATCCAGGTGGTGCTACGCAGAACTTTAGAGTGCGGGAATACAAGGGAGATCGGAACACATCCTACTGTCTGTTGACCTTTATACAGAGCTTCTAATGGACTTTTAGCAGAGCTATCACATGATATTAACTAGAATTTATATGAAAAGTCAGAAGTTACTCAAATTGAACATTCACAATCCTAAAAAGTTTGCTTTGGTCCTTATATTTGCAACAACCTAAACATACTTACAGGAAAACACAACCTTCACAAGTTTCCATAAATATTCTTCCTAAATTAGAAGGCATTCAATTCAAACATGTTAAAACAAAACCTGATAGAAAGAACACAATCGCGACAAATCAGCAAACAAAAAAACAGCATAACCAAATAAGCAATGGAACAAAAAGATCCTCAATACCAAAGGGAAAATAACACATCCAGATCCCAGAAAACATAAACAGaagaaaataaactaaaatatgAGAATACCCAACAACTATTTTACAAATTTAGTTTCTTTAACAACAGTTATACTTGAAAAAACAAAACCAACTTAACAGATCTTTGGTCAAATTAATAAGATGACACAAAATGTAACACCCACAATATTTTAGCTCCTAAAACTACCAAATAATATTATCAACTAAATCTTGGCACAATAAAAGTGGAAATAGAGTTTTAAAAAAGGAGCTTACGTTTCTTGGCCTGAAGTAAATTCCTCCCAGTTGAAGCTTCATTAACAAAAATCCCATCtgtatcataaaaaaaaaaatgtcaaataacatagGTAAGAACATCCATagcagaaaaaaaaatggaaaaaaaataattcatacaataaaTACCTGATAATGAAGCTGAAGCTGAAACACCAGctaaaatggagaaagaaaagagtaaaaaaatacaagaaaaacaaTGTTTCAACTCCATTGTTGTAAATAtgagctctttttttttctgatcTAAAAACAATCAATATGCTAAAAAGATAGGTTCTTGAAAGAAAgttttaacaaaaactaaagaaaaatTTGATCTTTGAGAGAAACACAGAAATAGAAAGAGATGTTTATGTTCTCTTTCCTTTTAACAACTGTTATATCTATGTTGTTCTTGCCAGCTAATTTTGATACAGTAGTTTGTTGTGTATATGTTCATAGTggatatatttatattcatattttttcttaaaatagaaatataatttaGGTGTAATAGCGACATataattgaaaatatttaaGTATAGCATTTACAGCTAAGTGCTAACGCCGTTCCACGCGGAAATTGGCTTTCTCATGAACGCGTTATGTTTTTCTATTTTCCTATTATGTTAggatgaaaatattttatgtcAGATGCAACTTATTTgagattaaaatataattattattggagataatggtaaaaaacaCACATGAGATTATCACTTTTTCTTGAGTTTCTACTTAAAGTATCAGGTGTGCGAGTTTCCTATCTAAACTATCACCAGCTAAAGTTGAGTTGTGTTTTAATAaatagttcaggtagaaaactCACACACTTaatagttcaggtagaaaattcaagaaaaaatgatAATTCAAGTAGGTTTtttaccattattattattattattatcattagaGTTACTGTTAAACCTGTCAATGGTGAAAGAGGAAGATAGAAAAGGTGAAGGTCAAAGATTGAAACTTTGCACTTGAGTAGCATAGAAAATTTACTTCATCGAAAAATTATAAAGTAatgtagatatgtatatataaattattgaaTTGTGTATGCTTTGCAAGGTGAAGATGCAAATGCAACTGTAATATTTAATACTTGCTTGGTTAGTTATTTGGTAAtttagcgatgatgattatggTGGTTAATGTAGGAAATACTTTTGTTTTACGTTTAAGATGGGTATTTCTGCTGGATTTACTTTAACCCTGATCTAAGGAGAATTAGTTACTCATTAAGAAGTGTGTGATCTAAGGATTTCTTATATGGTATCTTAATTAATGCGTACAAGCTTGTTACTTGTCTAATGTTAAGCCTATTATTATTAGCTTGAGCCTTGAAACCAATAAGAAAGATTCGAGCCTGAAAAATAGCTTCGGATTTTGACATTGTcctccttctcttcttttttctttggctTTTACTGCATTCCAAAAATCATGTTATCTGAAAAGTcactatgagcccgtttggattggcttataagttgatcAAACCGGcagcttaaattaagttaaaaagtgaataaaataagccaaaatcaaAAAGTTGTtcaaccccaacttattttttcagCTTAAAAAGTACTCTAAGCACTTATacttaaaaaatcatttttttcagctaatccaaacgggcacTACATATAACTGTCAATGATAAGTGGAttcattatttaaaaataagacagAACTTGCTATAGTGGGTTAAACTTGTTGACAATGTTAACAGTTACTCCCTAGTCCCtctgtccatttttacttgttttgtatattaaaaatagttgttcatttttatttgtttctaaaattaagagataatttactattttgtttctattttacctttattattaattattgggttggaaatttcaagaaattgttAGTGACTGCACaacttttataaaatattttattaattttaattatcagatgacttagtaataattagtggtaatatagtaaaattattattttatttatggctcCTTAAAGAATGTCTCAAGTTAATACATGACAAGTGAAAAATGTATACAGGGAGTATTTACTTAGGGATACATAATAGATAATGAAAATTGTGATTTGACTTTTTATTGATTCGCCACATCACATAGCATTTGACAAACAACGTGTTGGCCTCTTGCTTCTACCAAATTAATTTTCTATGAGCAGTGAAGGTTGAATTAGAGAACCAAAACCAACAGACATCCACTTGAACCTTTCTCTAACGACGACTGATGTTTTCTAGAAAGGCTTGTAATTTACACACTTGTCCaagtcagaaaaaaaaaattgcagatTCATCATTTACATCAAATTATTAAACTTTATCAATTTAGTACTCCATCATACATAATTAATATACGTTCTTACATCAGTTTATTACCTAACCATAATACATTAATTTAGTTAAATGTAGTAAATATCTCAAGTCGATCCATGGAAGTCAAGCATGAGGTTGATGCTCTAGTAAAAATTTACTCACAGCGAGTGTATATCTCAATTTacatgatttgatataaacacCCAATGCAAGCAAGTATTTACCAGCTTCACGTACTGATCTTTTGGGTCCCAAATCCAACAAACTAAATGATCTTTAATGGTATTTCTAAACATTATTTTATCACATTCATAACAAATAATTTGCATCTTATAGAAATACTTTTCCTGTACTTTGTAATTCATTGTTTAATACTAACTTAATCCAAGAAATACTTTTTCTGTACTTTCTAATTCATTGTGTAATAGTAACTTAATCCAGTGATAAGGGAAAAGTAACAATCAAATGGGATAGAGGGATAAATTAAGATGGTACACATACGCTTTTAAACCCTCAAAAGGCTTTCTTTTAAGCTTTTCCTTTAAGATGTTTAACAGTTCAGTATAATCAACATCATCTTGCAGTACCATAACTGCAAGTTCTGTAAAGGACAttgtacaaaaaagaaaaaggaaaactttgTCACCACTGCAGGAGTGCATAAGCTAACATCTCCATTTGCAGCATAGTTAGCAGTTAAAACTCTCGTCGCGTTGTCAGAATACTCGAACCTCCAATCTTTCAATAATCAACACAAGAACCGCCGCCTCTGCAACAAAACATTGCAGATCTCAGACTAGTCCACGAAGGATTAACCGAAACCATAAACTTTCAGAACGAAACAAAGATAAGATAGGTTACAAGAGCATAGAAAATAGGATATATCATATGTAGTGTTATGGATATGAGTTGCCATTTAGCTTTCGCACATTTTGTTGTGACTTGAAAATGCGTCCTATCGGTGTCCCTTCAGAAGATATGAGATTGTACAAAATAAA from the Lycium ferocissimum isolate CSIRO_LF1 chromosome 11, AGI_CSIRO_Lferr_CH_V1, whole genome shotgun sequence genome contains:
- the LOC132036642 gene encoding actin-related protein 8 — encoded protein: MSTLFRKVWESVSSTRTSTSRSSANSNNNQYEQMMMMLYIQTASTGEFDRIPFDIIIQILKILGPKESAKMTAVCKSWKFIVSDNRLWIYFLQNQHEPWDSTFFAETHLRSGPLRTFPNSVPDLSFMSIYGQRAQVPGAIIIDGGSGYCKFGWSKYSAPSGRSATFLEFGNIESPMYSRLRHFFSTIYTRMQVKTSTQPIIVSIPICHYDDTESDKAAREQLKDSIHSALFDMNVPAVCAVNQAVLALFSARKVSGIVVNIGFHQTSIVPILHGKVMHQVGVEVVGIGALKLTGFLKEQMQQKNIFFGSLYTVRALKENLCYVALDYEAELSKDTNASFQIASEGSFTLSEERFKTGEILFQPRIAGMYVHVALFWEL
- the LOC132037816 gene encoding GPI-anchored protein LLG1 is translated as MELKHCFSCIFLLFSFSILAGVSASASLSDGIFVNEASTGRNLLQAKKPCPMSFEFQNYTVVTSQCRGPQYPAKQCCAALAEFACPFADDLNDLSNDCASTMFSYINLRGKYPTGLFASLCKGDKNGLACPGLAPSASANANNSHMSCRLSPVLMIATAFMGLLLLLL